The following are from one region of the Luteitalea sp. genome:
- a CDS encoding tyrosine-type recombinase/integrase, which yields MTFSSVVASIIRSYLTLKRALGRQYAAEERVLAHLDQFLVARHADLTAETFADWCLTMQHLASGIRRSRMRDVRNLCLYRRRHEPGCFVPDERLFPPVHQGIRPHLFTADQVAQLVAAARTLTRTSNSPLCPDTMRLAVVLLYTTGMRRGELTRLTVGDYDLRERALQIRASKFHKSRLIPVSADAAREIAGLLAIRRHHHFPVGADSPLLWHRRRGYSGGGLGHAMRALFHHAAIRTATGQMPRTHDLRHTFAITALLRWYRAGLDVPAKLPFLAHYMGHVSIVSTAYYLQFVEPLAAAASTRFAEHCGALITPPAKGGPQ from the coding sequence ATGACGTTCAGCTCCGTCGTCGCCTCCATCATCAGGAGCTACTTAACACTCAAGCGCGCCTTGGGCCGGCAGTACGCCGCAGAAGAACGCGTGCTGGCGCATCTCGATCAGTTTCTGGTCGCCCGTCATGCCGATCTCACCGCGGAGACGTTCGCCGACTGGTGCCTCACGATGCAACACCTGGCGTCGGGCATTCGTCGGAGCCGCATGCGTGACGTGCGCAATCTGTGTCTGTATCGACGGCGCCACGAGCCCGGATGTTTTGTTCCAGACGAGCGGTTGTTCCCGCCCGTCCACCAAGGCATTCGGCCGCATCTCTTCACGGCCGATCAGGTGGCCCAGCTCGTCGCCGCCGCGCGCACGCTGACACGCACCTCCAATTCGCCGCTGTGTCCCGACACAATGCGCCTCGCGGTCGTGCTCCTGTACACCACCGGCATGCGACGGGGTGAGCTGACCCGGCTGACCGTTGGCGACTACGACCTGCGTGAGCGCGCGCTGCAGATCCGCGCATCCAAGTTTCACAAGTCGCGCCTGATTCCCGTGTCGGCGGACGCCGCCCGCGAAATCGCCGGGCTGCTCGCCATCCGCCGTCATCATCACTTTCCCGTCGGGGCCGACAGCCCGCTGCTGTGGCATCGCCGTCGCGGCTACAGCGGCGGCGGCCTCGGCCATGCCATGCGGGCGCTCTTCCATCACGCCGCGATCCGCACTGCAACCGGCCAGATGCCACGCACGCACGATCTGCGCCATACCTTTGCCATCACAGCGCTGCTCCGCTGGTACCGCGCCGGGCTGGACGTGCCCGCCAAGCTGCCCTTCTTGGCGCACTACATGGGGCATGTCTCGATCGTCTCGACCGCGTACTACCTGCAATTCGTCGAGCCCCTCGCCGCGGCCGCGAGTACGCGATTCGCCGAACACTGTGGCGCGCTCATCACCCCGCCCGCCAAAGGAGGTCCGCAATGA